TCTCGAACGGGCTGGCCGCCGGGACCGGCGACAACCATGTCGGCGACGAGGACATCTCGCTGCTGGGTGCCCACTACGGCATCACCGAGCCCGCGATCACCGCGGCCGGAGTCGGCTATCTCGACGTCGGGCCGACCACGGATCTCTCGGTGACCTCGCGGCCCACCACCGACGATCGCATCGACTTCGAGGACCTGATCGTGTTCGCCACCAACTACGATCAGCAACCGGGTCTGTCGCTGCTCGCGAAGGCCGCCGCGCGCGCGCGCGCCGCGGGTCCGACCGTTCCCGGCGCCGAGAGCTTCGGCGTGCTCGCGCCTTCGCAGGTCGAGACGGGCGCCGAGTTCGAGGCGCAATTGACGCTCGACGCCGGTGGCAGGATCCAGGGATTCTCGGCGAAGCTGGGCTGGAATCCGTCGGTGGTGACGCCCGACGGTATCCGGTCACAACAGTTCATCGAGTTGCAGGGTGGCATCGTGCTGTCGCCGCAGCCCGGCACGGTGGACGCGGCGCTGCTGGGCGCGCGCGAATCGGGGGTGGAGGGCTCCGGCACCATTGCGACCGTGCGCTTCCGCGCCTTGCGCGCGGGCGATCCCGAGATCCGGCTCGAGAGCGTGACGGCGCGCGATCGCGCCAACCACCCGGTGCCGGTCGGCAACGTCGCCGGTGCCGCGCCCGTCCGTCCGTCGCGGACCGAGCTGGCGGGCGCGCGTCCCAATCCAACGCGCGGTCGCGCCACACTCGAATACAGTCTGGCCGAGGGGGCCCAGGTGAACCTGGTGGTGTACGGAGTGGACGGACGCCGCGTGCGTGTGGTGGCCAACGGCCCGCGCGAAGCCGGCATCTATCGTGAGAGCTGGGACGGCCGCGACGAGAGCGGACGATCCGTCGCGCCCGGCATGTACTACGTCAGGCTGACGGCCGGAAGCAGGAGCTTCACGCGCCGTCTGGTGCTGCTGCGATGAGCGGCGCAAAGGACATCGTCATGCGTTTCGAATTCTGGAGGGTCCCCTTGTCCGCGCGCGCCGGGCGCGCGGCCGGCGCCGCTCTCATGCTGTTGCTGGCCGCGATGTGGGTGGCTCCCTCGCGCGCCCAGGGCGTCCATGCCGGCCTGCTGCCGGCCGAGCAGAGTGTGTCGCTCGACACCGATTTCGATCTCGAGATCGACGTCACCCAGGCCGGCGCCGCCTTCAACGGATTCAACGCCGTGGTGGAGTACGACACCACGATGATCCGGTTCGTCGCGCAATCGCCGATCTCCCTGCAGGAGGGCTGCCTGATGACCGGCTCCTGCAGCGGCGCCTGCGGGTCGACCTTCCATCGCTTCACCGCCGACGCCGACAGCCTCGCCATTCGGGACTTCCTGCTCTGCAATCAGATCGTGCTCGCCGGCCCCGGGCAGATCTACAAGCTGCACTTCCACGCGCTGACCACTCCGGGAGTCACCAACGTCGACATCCGCTCGGCGACGTTCTTCAACGCGGGCCTGTTCGTGACCCCGGTCGCGACCGCCAACGCCCGCGTCGGGGTGGGCGTGACGCTGGCGGTGGGGGAGCCGCGGCCGGTTGCGGCCGGGCTGCGGTTGCGCGCCGAGCCGAATCCTTCCCGGGCTCCAGTGCGATTCGCGATCGAATCCGATGCCGCGGGCGAACAGACGCTCGAGATCTACGACGTGAGCGGCCGTCTCATCCGGCGACTCGACTCGGGCTGGCGCGGGAGCGGTGCGTGGCAGTCGAGCTGGGACGGAACCGACGACTCCGGTCGTCGCGTGCCTGCCGGTGTCTATCTCGCGACGCTGAGGAGCGGCGCTCGCATCGCCCGGGTGCGCGTGGCCGTGATTCAGTAGTTGTGTGGCGGAGAGTGTTGATGGCCGGGATCGTGCAGAGTGATCCCGGCCATGGACCTCTCCGGCGATTCGTTCAAGCCACCCTTCTGCCCCAGGCCGTGGTGCCGCTTCCACTTGAGCCCCTCGGGCTGGCGCTGGGTCCGCTTCGGCTCCTTCACCCGCCAGTGTCTACCCCGTTGCATTCCCCGCTTCCGCTGTCGACACTGCG
This genomic window from Candidatus Sulfotelmatobacter sp. contains:
- a CDS encoding FlgD immunoglobulin-like domain containing protein translates to MSARAGRAAGAALMLLLAAMWVAPSRAQGVHAGLLPAEQSVSLDTDFDLEIDVTQAGAAFNGFNAVVEYDTTMIRFVAQSPISLQEGCLMTGSCSGACGSTFHRFTADADSLAIRDFLLCNQIVLAGPGQIYKLHFHALTTPGVTNVDIRSATFFNAGLFVTPVATANARVGVGVTLAVGEPRPVAAGLRLRAEPNPSRAPVRFAIESDAAGEQTLEIYDVSGRLIRRLDSGWRGSGAWQSSWDGTDDSGRRVPAGVYLATLRSGARIARVRVAVIQ